In Zingiber officinale cultivar Zhangliang chromosome 1A, Zo_v1.1, whole genome shotgun sequence, a genomic segment contains:
- the LOC122003282 gene encoding uncharacterized protein LOC122003282, with translation MLCSVATSTAAASNSKSTSNWLQRLHSSHSLSVPVHHHLDHFLSSDPSPDPTTLPDPSLNLPLTALCSEAPDLPSLVTALDEKQKIFDIVGGGLAELFVMEGPTGIKAKKSAWKQPNPRACIPFVSDSIDGCREPPTTSPPSSADNSVAEAKKSRTKMCRKRGTARGSTDSDLSACSRTDVTVIDTSHTGWKSEKVIFRNGNMWKVRDKKVWNLNRKKRRLGVVGQKREEWRRLCVEIGKRRLCEEREREEMCDEERRKTQLCLGFLKTKGRENTRQRIFRRGKALNL, from the coding sequence ATGCTCTGCTCCGTTGCCACTTCCACGGCCGCCGCCTCCAATTCCAAGTCCACCTCCAATTGGCTCCAACGCCTCCACAGTTCTCACAGCCTCTCCGTCCCTGTCCATCACCACCTCGATCACTTCCTCTCCTCTGATCCCAGCCCCGATCCTACCACCCTGCCCGACCCTAGCCTTAACCTTCCTCTTACAGCCCTCTGCTCGGAGGCCCCCGATCTCCCTTCGCTTGTCACCGCACTCGATGAGAAGCAGAAGATCTTCGATATCGTCGGCGGCGGTCTCGCGGAGCTCTTCGTCATGGAAGGGCCAACAGGGATCAAGGCCAAGAAGAGCGCCTGGAAGCAGCCCAACCCTAGGGCTTGTATTCCATTCGTCTCCGACAGCATCGACGGGTGCCGCGAACCCCCCACGACCTCCCCTCCCTCCAGCGCGGACAACAGCGTGGCCGAGGCCAAGAAGAGCCGAACCAAAATGTGTCGAAAGAGGGGCACGGCTAGGGGTTCGACGGACTCGGACTTGTCGGCGTGCTCGAGGACCGATGTGACTGTCATTGATACCAGCCACACTGGTTGGAAGTCGGAGAAGGTCATCTTTAGGAATGGAAATATGTGGAAGGTGCGGGATAAGAAAGTTTGGAATTTGAACAGGAAGAAGAGAAGGTTGGGCGTCGTAGGGCAAAAACGTGAGGAGTGGAGAAGATTGTGTGTGGAGATCGGGAAGAGGAGATTGTGTGAGGAGAGGGAACGTGAAGAGATGTGTGATGAAGAGAGGAGAAAGACACAGTTATGCCTAGGGTTCCTGAAGACTAAGGGGAGGGAAAACACGCGCCAAAGAATTTTTCGGAGAGGGAAAGCATTAAACCTCTAA